In the genome of Fulvivirga maritima, one region contains:
- a CDS encoding PKD domain-containing protein encodes MNLKHLFQLLVVIGLTLCCNITKASHIIGGELTYRCIGSGRYEILLTIYSDCGSQAILERYYPINYYATDLGIEPSNPLSFNVYKASEEEVQLACSSAVTTCNGGTAIGVQKVVYRGEVNLSAYDPSTDWRFFWQRAARSEMITNLTVPEYQDFFIEASINTEAAACNNSVTFSGSAVISACSDQEYTFNNGAVDPDGDELRYSLSTPKVNYNTEVVYATSHDYSATDFMIFQGDPALDANSGDLTFNILPSAAYQVGITDFKVEEYRNGELIGWVKRGIQVTSLDCDNVLPEISDFKEVNADSYSVCAGESIDLSFDISDEDMPAGIIVTLLSGERQAFMVVDNNTPNPVGRILWDTKITDAGEYQFVVQASDNYCPIPGITTKTFTITVNPLPRFDLGNDDLLACDDIVLLDPVITGGGGDYEYEWSDGSDAETLDAQIGDYWLTVTDEIGCSYTDSISFENEILVNFGAIPRCTGIPVQFTDSSIHRDPNKRIVAWSWDFGDGGTSNAQNPEHTFTSADTYEVTLTVTDNSSAACTNSIMKEIIICDPPQFTMNLSGHCTYESLYLQVNPVSDTCSFLDTLIYDFGDTVITKVNTDTLFYVASHTFDQKGDYPLTVTGISSSGCENVKTVTYHIDPSPFVNVIQSNYYLKCSSPDSLLESVILDPGTGTLSYQWNDGPTTPNRFINSAGAYFLTVTDALGCTASDGLNIVYPLRANFLYDPYCVSGDIIQFQDQTIDFVNTITDYSWDFADPPSGADNTSSIASPQHDFSAEQDYQVRLTVRDDDGCESTTIKSVYNTSINNVLNLTPASGEVCFGSSITVTAPNGPHVNLYEYDFSDGVRYDTTLRVLDYTYTAPGNYNVGLTVHYNENSNATDDCEAKFSKPMLVHETPVVNIEASQDRFCKGDIITFKYGSTKPIQSVEWDVYNQKTGVHEFSTDNELVYEFEDRAQFSVTLRATDTNGCTDSDIMSGFADELSEPDFTYETDVCAKVPVLFEDDFIDRFENITDYRWDFGDGNILEGQVPFPMITHAYEKGGTYDVTLYVINSFSECEKSITKTVNILFPPNIDFKFDEGCERSPVPFTNATTPGDGEIESYQWIFPDGTTSNEENPSHIFKNSGTYPVSLVSSSSLGCYDTLTQRIYIKPSPIAGVEVQGGFVEAFIPFQFYDDSEGDIVSYYWDFGDGNSSEERDPLHTYDAIEQYPLTHIVTNTYECQDTIVVPLDLNVYLDIPTAFSPNDDGKNDGLRLIQQGIKTLQTFKVYNRHGQLVFDAAGDVNAVWDGTYNDRAQPAGVYIAHVQASGAYDTYFNFKKNITLLR; translated from the coding sequence GTGAACCTAAAACACCTATTTCAATTACTAGTAGTAATTGGGCTAACTCTATGCTGTAATATTACCAAGGCTTCTCATATTATAGGGGGTGAATTAACTTATCGATGTATAGGTAGTGGACGTTATGAGATTTTGCTTACCATTTACAGTGATTGTGGCTCTCAAGCTATACTGGAGCGTTATTATCCGATTAATTATTACGCTACAGATTTAGGAATAGAGCCTTCTAATCCACTTTCATTTAATGTCTATAAGGCTTCAGAAGAAGAGGTGCAATTGGCTTGTAGCTCAGCTGTTACCACTTGTAATGGAGGTACTGCAATAGGTGTTCAAAAGGTGGTTTACCGAGGAGAAGTCAACCTTAGTGCTTACGATCCCAGCACAGACTGGCGGTTTTTCTGGCAAAGAGCGGCACGTAGTGAGATGATCACTAACCTGACAGTGCCTGAATACCAGGACTTTTTTATAGAAGCTTCTATCAATACTGAGGCCGCAGCCTGTAATAATTCAGTTACTTTTTCTGGCTCGGCCGTTATCAGCGCTTGCAGTGATCAGGAATATACATTTAATAATGGTGCGGTAGATCCTGATGGAGATGAGCTCAGGTATTCTCTATCTACTCCAAAAGTAAATTACAATACTGAAGTAGTATACGCTACTTCACATGATTATAGTGCTACTGACTTTATGATTTTTCAAGGAGATCCTGCCTTAGATGCTAACAGTGGCGACCTTACCTTTAATATTTTACCTTCAGCAGCCTATCAGGTGGGAATTACTGATTTTAAGGTAGAAGAATACAGAAATGGAGAGTTAATAGGTTGGGTAAAGCGAGGTATTCAGGTTACCAGTCTTGATTGTGACAATGTACTGCCAGAAATCTCTGATTTTAAAGAAGTCAACGCCGATTCTTATAGCGTCTGTGCGGGAGAAAGCATAGATCTTAGCTTTGATATTTCTGATGAAGACATGCCTGCAGGAATTATAGTGACATTGCTGAGCGGTGAACGCCAGGCATTTATGGTGGTTGATAATAATACGCCTAATCCCGTTGGTAGAATTTTATGGGATACTAAAATAACGGATGCCGGTGAGTACCAGTTTGTGGTTCAGGCCAGCGATAACTACTGCCCTATACCGGGTATTACTACTAAAACTTTTACCATTACCGTTAATCCACTTCCTAGATTTGATTTAGGTAATGATGATTTGCTGGCTTGTGATGATATTGTTTTACTTGATCCTGTTATTACAGGTGGTGGGGGAGATTATGAGTATGAATGGAGTGATGGATCAGATGCAGAAACATTAGATGCGCAGATTGGTGACTATTGGCTCACTGTTACTGATGAGATCGGTTGTTCATATACTGATAGTATTAGTTTTGAAAACGAAATTTTGGTCAATTTTGGTGCGATACCTCGTTGCACAGGAATTCCAGTTCAATTTACAGATAGTTCCATTCATAGAGATCCTAATAAAAGGATTGTGGCCTGGTCATGGGATTTCGGAGATGGAGGTACGTCTAATGCTCAGAATCCGGAGCATACCTTTACTTCCGCAGATACCTATGAGGTTACACTTACGGTTACTGATAATAGTTCCGCAGCTTGTACTAACAGTATTATGAAGGAGATAATCATTTGTGATCCTCCACAGTTTACCATGAATCTCAGTGGGCACTGTACTTATGAATCTCTTTATTTACAAGTTAATCCGGTTAGTGATACTTGTAGCTTTTTAGATACCCTTATTTATGATTTTGGCGACACAGTCATTACCAAGGTCAATACAGATACATTGTTTTATGTAGCTTCTCATACATTTGATCAAAAGGGAGACTATCCTTTAACGGTAACAGGAATAAGCTCCAGCGGATGTGAAAATGTTAAAACGGTAACCTATCACATTGACCCAAGTCCTTTTGTTAATGTTATCCAGAGTAATTATTATTTGAAGTGCAGTTCTCCTGATTCATTGCTGGAGTCGGTAATATTAGATCCCGGGACGGGAACTCTTTCATATCAATGGAATGATGGGCCTACTACTCCTAATAGGTTTATTAATAGCGCAGGAGCTTACTTTCTTACGGTTACAGATGCATTAGGTTGTACTGCTTCAGATGGTCTTAATATCGTCTATCCGCTAAGAGCTAACTTCTTGTATGATCCTTATTGTGTGTCGGGAGATATTATCCAGTTTCAAGATCAAACCATTGATTTTGTAAATACCATAACGGATTATAGCTGGGATTTTGCCGATCCTCCATCAGGAGCCGATAATACCTCTTCAATAGCCTCTCCACAACATGATTTTTCTGCTGAACAAGACTATCAGGTGAGGTTAACGGTGAGAGACGATGATGGTTGCGAGTCAACTACCATAAAAAGTGTATACAATACTTCTATTAATAATGTTTTAAACCTCACACCAGCTTCAGGAGAGGTTTGCTTTGGAAGTAGTATAACGGTAACAGCCCCTAATGGTCCTCATGTGAACTTATATGAATATGACTTTAGTGATGGAGTAAGGTATGATACTACTCTTAGGGTGCTTGACTATACCTATACTGCACCTGGAAATTATAACGTAGGTCTAACTGTCCACTATAATGAAAATAGTAATGCTACAGATGATTGTGAAGCTAAATTCTCTAAACCAATGCTTGTGCATGAAACACCAGTGGTGAATATTGAAGCTTCCCAAGACCGGTTCTGTAAAGGAGATATCATTACTTTTAAATACGGATCTACTAAGCCTATTCAATCAGTAGAATGGGATGTTTATAACCAAAAAACAGGAGTACATGAGTTCAGTACAGATAATGAGCTTGTTTATGAATTTGAAGATAGAGCTCAGTTTTCAGTAACCCTAAGAGCCACGGATACCAATGGCTGTACAGATTCAGATATAATGAGCGGTTTTGCAGATGAACTGTCAGAACCAGACTTTACCTATGAGACTGATGTATGTGCAAAAGTCCCTGTGTTATTTGAAGATGATTTTATAGATCGATTTGAAAATATTACCGATTACAGGTGGGATTTTGGTGATGGCAATATACTGGAAGGACAAGTGCCTTTCCCAATGATCACTCATGCCTATGAGAAAGGCGGTACTTATGATGTTACTTTATATGTTATCAATAGCTTTTCGGAGTGTGAAAAGAGTATAACTAAAACCGTCAACATATTATTTCCTCCTAATATAGATTTTAAGTTTGATGAAGGTTGCGAACGCAGCCCCGTTCCTTTTACTAACGCTACCACCCCTGGTGATGGCGAGATAGAAAGCTACCAATGGATTTTCCCTGATGGTACTACCAGTAATGAAGAAAATCCAAGTCATATTTTTAAAAATTCAGGTACTTATCCGGTAAGTCTGGTGTCCTCATCATCATTAGGTTGTTATGATACACTCACTCAGCGGATTTACATTAAACCATCCCCCATTGCAGGGGTAGAGGTGCAGGGAGGTTTTGTAGAGGCCTTTATTCCCTTCCAGTTTTATGATGACTCTGAAGGTGATATCGTTTCTTATTATTGGGATTTTGGCGATGGCAATTCATCAGAAGAGCGTGATCCCCTTCATACTTATGATGCCATAGAACAGTATCCTCTTACGCATATTGTTACTAACACTTATGAATGTCAGGATACCATAGTAGTTCCGCTGGATCTTAATGTCTACTTAGATATACCTACCGCCTTTTCGCCTAATGATGATGGTAAAAATGACGGTCTCCGGTTAATTCAACAAGGCATCAAGACTTTACAAACCTTTAAAGTGTATAACCGCCACGGGCAATTGGTATTTGACGCAGCAGGAGATGTTAATGCGGTTTGGGATGGTACTTATAATGATAGAGCACAGCCTGCAGGAGTTTACATAGCTCATGTGCAAGCTTCCGGGGCTTATGATACATATTTTAATTTTAAGAAGAATATAACGCTTTTAAGATGA